From the genome of Pirellulaceae bacterium:
CCCACATCGGATATAGTCACCCGTAGATTGGACAATTCAATTGCACCGACCCAGCCCATGCCTAGATAGATCAACATTTGGCCAAATTTTATCAATCGACCGGACAAGAATAGTTCGCTGATGATACCCACTGCCGCTAATGCCCAAACGACAAGAAAAATCCGCCATCCGTTGCCGTCGCGCAGACTGATCAATGTGTAGGGTGTGTAGGTACCGGCGATCAGCACATAGATGGCGATGTGATCGAACAGCTGAAAGAGGTCTTTGAGACGCGGCATTCGAAAGCTGTGGTAAAGCGTTGACATGGCGTACATCAATACCAACGCGATGCCAAACACACTGAAACTGAATACCAGCACGGGATCGCCGATTTGAATACTGATCGCCAACAGTGCGCCCAGACCCATTAAAGCCAACGCGGCCCCTACCAAATGGCTGATGCTGTTGAGTCTCTCGCCGTAGTACATGGATATTCAAACCGTGGACCGAGTATCAAGAGTGTCACGATCTACCGGATCAAAATGAATTCCCAGCGGCCATGCTCAGGAACATCACCGCGCATTTCCTTGTCGCTATTCTAGCCCGAACAGTCGGGCGATTGAATCTCATCCAAGTGCCATACTTTCGGTCGCAGGCTGCACAGCCACAATCCTGCTTCTGGACAGACAGCCCGTCTAAATGACTCGCGACCATCGACGGATTATCCGTTCCGCTGGACAGGGGGTACAACGAATAGCACTATTTCTTGTACTTAGGGGATTCCATGATCTTGGCCATGTCCAACAGGATTTTGGGAATGTACAGCGCCCCTGAGTAATGATCGACAGGCATTTCGATGTGGTGCTCGGCCGATAGCGAAGCGGCTTTGGCCAAGGCGTGCGAACAGGCGGGAGGCACGACATCGTCGAATTTGCCGCTGTACAGCCAAGTTACTTCAGGCCGCACGCGATGGGCCACGCGCAGCGGTTCGATGTGTCGAGTCCCTTCTTTGATCATTTCAGGCGTAGCACCGGCTTCCTCCAGTCGCTGACGCACATTGGCGGCGTCTTTGGCACCGTTGAAAATCACTTGATTCAGGTCACCACCGGCTAGCAGCACAAAGACGCGATCAAATCCAGCATCAAAACCACCGACGGTTGCCGTCACAAAGCCGCCCAGGCTGGTTCCCTGAATGCCAATCATCGAACTGTCTACATAGGGCAACGCAGCAACAGCATCTCGAGCGCGGCGCGCGTCCGCAATTGCCTGCTTCATGGCGGGAATCAGCCGCAGCGCATCGGCCTCTTTGGCGTGGGCTTCGCCGATCTGTGCACTCTTGCGAACGCCGTAGCCGGGCATTTGCATCATGAAGGTGTGCAATCCGTGGGCACGCAGTCCCTGGGCAATCATGCGACCGACCGTCATGCCGCTGCCCGATTCGTGAACGACAACCATGGCTGGGGCCCTTACCGGCCGGCCAAGTTCATCGTGGGCTACATACCATTCGACGGCCACCAGGTCATTCGTGGAATCACCCAGCGGCAACGGCGAATCAAATCGCACCATGCGCTCCATGCGATCACCAACACGCGGCTGGGCCAGTTGCACTTTGAATTTCCCCAGTTGCCAACTCAGTCCGTCCAGGCACTCTCGAGCATCTTCATTGTCCTCTTGGCCACAATTAAGCGTATCCTGCGCGGTAAACTCTCTACCCACCGCCAGCTCGGCGATGCCCTCTAAATTAGCTCCGGTTGGTTTGACCGGTTTTTCAGCGGAAGCTTGATCGCTCGCGACCGCCGACTGCCTTGAGTCGCTAGCCGCCGAGCGAGGCTCTTGACCGACAGCGGACCGGTTCATCCAACAACTGACCGCCAGAATGATGCCCATTACGGCCACCGATTGCCATGCTTTAAGCCAGTTGCAAGCTGCGGTTGATTGAAATGTCATTAAACGCATTTGGTTGCTTCTTTACTATATTTAAGGAGCAGTGATCTAATCGGATCGCCTTGGCACGTTACTAATTGGAATGAAACAACATTCCTATGTGGTATACTTTACTCGCAGACGAAATTGGGGGATAGGGATTGGACTGCCAGAATTGGCGGAGGCCCGTCGACTTGCGCGACCCTCGAGCGACTGCACATTTCTAAATACCTATGGTTGGAGTTCAAACACAAATGAATCGTGATTGCAGGCCAACGAGAACCGCATTCACTCTAGTCGAATTATTGGTGGTGTTGGCCATTATCGGAATGTTGGTGGGACTGATTTTGCCGGCCGTCCAGGCGGCTCGTGAGGCGGGTCGTTCGACGCAATGTAAAAACAATTTGCGGCAAATAGCCTTGGCAACTAGCCTGTTTCACGATGCGCACAACGCTTTTCCACCAGCGCGATATCAGCCTCGACCAGGCGATAGTAGTGCCTATGCCTGTGGGGGCGCAGAGGCGACTTGGCTGGTGCGAATATTGCCTTTCTTGGAACACGCTGCCGCTGAGTCGCAATGGGATTACACGATGCCGTATGCGAGTCATTCGGATGCAATTCGCAGTCACGCACCGTCTGTCTATGCCTGCCCCACGCGCCGTGCCACAGGCTCGGTGGGAGCAGGACTCTTGACCGGTGAAACAACACAGTGGATCACGCTCCCCTGCGGCTGTAGAGTACCCGTTCGGACGAGCAGCTCCACCCTAGCATCTGGAGCCGTTGGCGATTACGCCGGCAATCATGGCGATTTGTCACCTGGAGCTGTCGGTTTGCCTAGCGACTTCTATTACGGGGGAAACGGTTCCGGGGTCATCATTAGCAGTCGAGCGCATTGCCGTGCGACAATGCCGATGGATTGGGCGGATCGAATTCGAGCGACCGATATTTTGGATGGCCTGAGCAACACCGCGTTGACAGGGGAGATGCATGTACCCCTCGGAAAGCTTGGCGAATCGGGGTTGGATGCGTTCATTTTCAATGGAGATCACGTATTCAATTCCACGCGTGTAGGCGGACCGACTGTACCTATCGTTACCAACATGCGCGACGAGCGCAATGGTTTGGCGGCGTGGGGCAGTTGGCACCCAGGAATATGTCACTTTGCAATGTCCGACGGCAGCCTGCGAGCTATAGCCTCCACGATAGATACCGAATTGCTGGGCAATTTATGCTCCAGAAACGATGGGCAGATTACCGCAGGCCATGAGTAGCAGCAGTTTCTTGTGGCGAGGCCGCAGTACTTTCCGCCGTTTGGACGACGGAGGCTACCAGAAAAGGCGTATGTACTTCGCCCTCAGCTGTTGGGTACTGAGCTGTTTATCAGGCTGTAACAGCCACCCAGACACCTATCCGGTGCAGGGGAAAGTTCTGTTCCCGAGCGGTGCCGCAGTGCGCACCGGTACGGTAGAGGCAAAGTCGCGGCAACATGGACTAAACGCACGGGGCGAGATTCAACCTGATGGCTCGTTTACACTCTCCACCTTCCGTCCTGGAGATGGTGCCGTGGCTGGAATTCACGATTGCGTTGTCGTTCAATTCGTAGTGGCAGAGCAACTGGGGACCGTAGGGAGTGCTTTTGGTGTAGTCGATCCCAAACACAATTCCTACAAGACTTCGGGGCTGATGATTGACATCCAGCCGGACACAATCAATCAAGTGGTACTACAAGTCAGCGCCTTAGGCGGTAAGGAATTAAAGGAAAAAGACCATCGCCATTAATATGACACCGCTATTTGCGTTGCAATTCGTCGGCCAGCGCAAAGGCGATTTCCATGGCTTGATCGTAATTGAGTCGTGGGTCGCAGGTCGTGTTGTAGGCGGTATCGAGGTCCTTTTCGCTCAGGCCTGAAGTGCCCCCTACGCATTCGGTCACATTTTCGCCGGTCAGCTCTAAGTGCGTCCCGCCCAACCACGATCCCAAGCTGCGATGCACGGCAAAGGCGCTGCGCAATTCGGCCAGGACATCGTCAAAGCGACGCGTCTTTTGACCAGTGGATGCCGACACGGTATTGCCGTGCATCGGATCGCAGACCCATAACACCCGCAGACCCGCGCGATTCACGGCATCGACCAATTGTGGTAGCGCAGCTTCAATTCGGTCCTTTCCCAACCTATGAATCAATGTCACGCGTCCCGGCATGTTATCGGGATTGACGTATCGCACTAAATCGACAACCTGTTCACTGGTGATCGACGGCCCAATCTTGATCCCCAGCGGATTCTGCAAGCCGCGTAGCAGCTCGATGTGAGCTTCATTGATATCGCGCGTCCGCTCGCCGATCCACGGCATGTGAGTACTCATGTTGTACCAGTTGCCGTCGCGTACACTGGGGCGAATCAAAGCGCGTTCGTATTCGAGATGCAATGCCTCATGCGATGTAAAAAAATCAACTCGCCGCAGTTCAGGAACTGGGCGATTGGTAATCGACTCGATGAACTCCAGAGCTTGTCCCAGCGATTGGCAGAGCTGGCGATAGCGCTGATGCTCAGACCTCTCCGACACAAAAGTCAGCTTCCAATATTCGGGGTGATGCAAATCTGCAAAACCACCTTCGCTAAGCGCGCGAATAAAATTCAGCGTCAGAGCAGATCGCTCGTAGCCCCGTAACAATTGCTGAGGATCATTGCGTCGGCTCTCCGGCGAAAACTCATTGCGATTGATCAAGTCACCACGATACGATGGGAGAGTTAATGCCTGACGCGTCTCGGTATCACTACTGCGCGGCTTGGCGTATTGTCCGGCAATCCGGCCGATGCGGACCACGGATTGTCGCGAGCCGAAGATCAATACCAGGCTCATCTGCAGCAACACCTTGAGCTTGCTAGCGATGGCCTCGGCTTCGCAGTCGGCGAATGACTCAGCGCAGTCACCACCTTGCAGGACCCAAGCTTCCCCCTGCTGTGCCAGTGCGATTTGTTCGCGCAGCTTGACAATCTCCCAGCTTGTCACCAATGGCGGCAGACGAGCCAATTGAGCTAGCACATCGCGCAGTTCGGTGCGATCTTCATAGTGTGGCTGCTGGCGGGCGGCTTTTGACTTCCACGAGTCAGGGGTCCAAGCAACTGTCGACATAATTCTCCTATGGAACAAGCGTTTAACTGACCCTACAGGCCAAACCGGACAAGATTCCGTGGTTGGCTGATTGTGGCTGTCGCACAATTCTAGTCGCAAATCGTCAGCTGCGCAAGACATTACAACCGACGTCCGCGCCGATTGAACCTGCAAAATCTGACAAGTCGAGGCAGATTGGTAGCTGTCCACGCTCTGGCGCCGGATGAGCCAAATCCCCACCGACCGATGACGGTGGCTACCTGTAAGACCTTGACGGCCACGCAACTTAGAAAGTGCCAAAAGCTATTTGTGTTGGTGGTCTGGCCAGTGCATTGTAAAACTACTGCCCAGCCCTGGCTGTGACTGCACGGTGATGTCTCCTGCATGTTCGCGCAGTATTTTGAGACTCACCGGTAGCCCAAGTCCAGTGCCGCGAGCACCTTTGGAGCTGTAAAACGGTTGGAAAATACGAGCTAGCTGATCTGCGGGAATGCCAATACCATTATCGCTGACAATGATTTTGACTAGCCGCATGGCTCGATCCGCTTCAACTGCAATCGTCACGCTGGGTGCATCAGCCCGAGGCGGCTCGACTGCGGCGGCAGCATCCACTGCGTTGCCTACAAGATTTAGCAGCGCTCGATGGATGGCTTCGCTATCCATGTGGGCAAATAGCGGCTGTTCGGGCAGATGCACCGCCAAGGCGACTCCTAAATCACTTGCGCGGCTGCGCATGATTTCCATGACATCCGTTACAACTTGACTCACATCGCCTAGTGCCAATTCAGGCTGACGGTCCTTGCTAAAGGACAGCATGTCCAGCACCAAGTTGTTGATGCGCTGCTGGTTCTTCTTCACAATATCCCAGCCTTGAATAACGGGCGGAAAACGGTGGTGCTTCAAGCCTTCTTCGACCAGATAACTACCACCGCTGATTCCCTGCAGAATGTTCTTCACATGGTGCGATACATTCGCAATGGCTTGTCCCATGGCCGCCAGGCGTTCCGTTTGCAACATGGCCCGATAAAACTGAGTGTCTTCGATGGCCAGCGCCGCCTGACTGGCAATGGCCATCAATAGCTTGAGATGATGACTGTCCAGTCGATTGGCAGGGCTACGAAGAGGCAGTTCTCCCGACGGAGTTTCGGTATCGACGTAAATGACCCCCTGTACTCCATAACGCCCGAGCATGGGCACACAAATAGCTTCACGTATTCCGAATCCTGCAACACTAGCCGCGGCGTTCCAGCGCGCATCGGCTTGAGCATTGCTGGTGATAACACCTTCGCGATGAAGCAGCACATGCTCGACGATCGTCCGGCTAATGCGCAGCGACTTTGTACGCTTGGCTAGCGATGATTCGCGGTCTTGCGTACATGCCGGAGTGAGTTCTCCGGTTTCTTCGTCCTGTAGCATGATGCAACCGCGATCGCATTGGATCCATTGAAAGATCAAAGCCAATACAGTCCGCAACAGTTCGTCGACATCCAGCGTTCGGTGAATTGCCTCACTGACGCGGAACAACAATTCACCGTAGCTCAATTCCGCCAAGCTAGCCTGACCCGGCGATGAATGGTCGGATGCTATACTAGGTAACAGAGCTGCTTGCGGAGCGGCCACCGAACGGTCGCGGATTTGATCGGCTAAGCCTGCGTCAGCCGCTACGATTTCAACCGATTCGATGGCCGGTTCATGCCCGGCTTTCGTGTCGCGGGTAAAGATCATCAGCGTGCGTCCCAACTGCACGCGATCCCCGCTGTGCAATCGAGTCGAAGTAATGGCCACACTATTTACAAATGTGCCATTACTGCTGCCACAATCTGCAATCTGAAACTCCCCGTCGGCCTCCTCGGTGACTTGCGCGTGTTGCCGAGAAACTTCGCTGTC
Proteins encoded in this window:
- a CDS encoding hemolysin III family protein, which translates into the protein MALMGLGALLAISIQIGDPVLVFSFSVFGIALVLMYAMSTLYHSFRMPRLKDLFQLFDHIAIYVLIAGTYTPYTLISLRDGNGWRIFLVVWALAAVGIISELFLSGRLIKFGQMLIYLGMGWVGAIELSNLRVTISDVGLYWLIAGGISYTLGAAFYLLDKARMLTHAHGIWHFFVLLGSVCHFVSTIGYVR
- a CDS encoding prolyl oligopeptidase family serine peptidase, which gives rise to MTFQSTAACNWLKAWQSVAVMGIILAVSCWMNRSAVGQEPRSAASDSRQSAVASDQASAEKPVKPTGANLEGIAELAVGREFTAQDTLNCGQEDNEDARECLDGLSWQLGKFKVQLAQPRVGDRMERMVRFDSPLPLGDSTNDLVAVEWYVAHDELGRPVRAPAMVVVHESGSGMTVGRMIAQGLRAHGLHTFMMQMPGYGVRKSAQIGEAHAKEADALRLIPAMKQAIADARRARDAVAALPYVDSSMIGIQGTSLGGFVTATVGGFDAGFDRVFVLLAGGDLNQVIFNGAKDAANVRQRLEEAGATPEMIKEGTRHIEPLRVAHRVRPEVTWLYSGKFDDVVPPACSHALAKAASLSAEHHIEMPVDHYSGALYIPKILLDMAKIMESPKYKK
- a CDS encoding DUF1559 domain-containing protein, whose amino-acid sequence is MNRDCRPTRTAFTLVELLVVLAIIGMLVGLILPAVQAAREAGRSTQCKNNLRQIALATSLFHDAHNAFPPARYQPRPGDSSAYACGGAEATWLVRILPFLEHAAAESQWDYTMPYASHSDAIRSHAPSVYACPTRRATGSVGAGLLTGETTQWITLPCGCRVPVRTSSSTLASGAVGDYAGNHGDLSPGAVGLPSDFYYGGNGSGVIISSRAHCRATMPMDWADRIRATDILDGLSNTALTGEMHVPLGKLGESGLDAFIFNGDHVFNSTRVGGPTVPIVTNMRDERNGLAAWGSWHPGICHFAMSDGSLRAIASTIDTELLGNLCSRNDGQITAGHE
- a CDS encoding 3-deoxy-7-phosphoheptulonate synthase class II codes for the protein MSTVAWTPDSWKSKAARQQPHYEDRTELRDVLAQLARLPPLVTSWEIVKLREQIALAQQGEAWVLQGGDCAESFADCEAEAIASKLKVLLQMSLVLIFGSRQSVVRIGRIAGQYAKPRSSDTETRQALTLPSYRGDLINRNEFSPESRRNDPQQLLRGYERSALTLNFIRALSEGGFADLHHPEYWKLTFVSERSEHQRYRQLCQSLGQALEFIESITNRPVPELRRVDFFTSHEALHLEYERALIRPSVRDGNWYNMSTHMPWIGERTRDINEAHIELLRGLQNPLGIKIGPSITSEQVVDLVRYVNPDNMPGRVTLIHRLGKDRIEAALPQLVDAVNRAGLRVLWVCDPMHGNTVSASTGQKTRRFDDVLAELRSAFAVHRSLGSWLGGTHLELTGENVTECVGGTSGLSEKDLDTAYNTTCDPRLNYDQAMEIAFALADELQRK
- a CDS encoding FHA domain-containing protein gives rise to the protein MASFFVIRGPDHGQQFALSGRANTIGRDAGNQIRLHDSEVSRQHAQVTEEADGEFQIADCGSSNGTFVNSVAITSTRLHSGDRVQLGRTLMIFTRDTKAGHEPAIESVEIVAADAGLADQIRDRSVAAPQAALLPSIASDHSSPGQASLAELSYGELLFRVSEAIHRTLDVDELLRTVLALIFQWIQCDRGCIMLQDEETGELTPACTQDRESSLAKRTKSLRISRTIVEHVLLHREGVITSNAQADARWNAAASVAGFGIREAICVPMLGRYGVQGVIYVDTETPSGELPLRSPANRLDSHHLKLLMAIASQAALAIEDTQFYRAMLQTERLAAMGQAIANVSHHVKNILQGISGGSYLVEEGLKHHRFPPVIQGWDIVKKNQQRINNLVLDMLSFSKDRQPELALGDVSQVVTDVMEIMRSRASDLGVALAVHLPEQPLFAHMDSEAIHRALLNLVGNAVDAAAAVEPPRADAPSVTIAVEADRAMRLVKIIVSDNGIGIPADQLARIFQPFYSSKGARGTGLGLPVSLKILREHAGDITVQSQPGLGSSFTMHWPDHQHK